In Roseisolibacter agri, a genomic segment contains:
- a CDS encoding ubiquinol-cytochrome c reductase iron-sulfur subunit yields the protein MPQDVRDDGRDDDDACAACDDAFPDAFPRDRRAFLRDAAVAVAAALLGLGASPHDAWARPLAFVPARRARGGGPRYPVPAQDGASIDRDNEVILVRWEGAAYAFNLACPHQNTALRWMERDRRFQCPKHKSRYRPDGGFIEGRATRGMDRFALRRDGAEIEVDLDVLYRQDRDPSGWSSAVLRL from the coding sequence GTGCCGCAGGACGTGCGGGACGACGGTCGCGACGACGACGACGCGTGCGCGGCCTGCGACGACGCGTTTCCGGACGCGTTCCCGCGCGACCGCCGCGCCTTCCTGCGCGACGCCGCGGTTGCGGTGGCGGCCGCGCTGCTCGGACTCGGCGCATCGCCGCACGACGCCTGGGCGCGCCCGCTCGCCTTCGTGCCGGCGCGCCGCGCGCGCGGCGGCGGGCCGCGCTATCCCGTGCCCGCGCAGGACGGCGCCTCCATCGACCGCGACAACGAGGTGATCCTCGTGCGGTGGGAGGGCGCGGCGTACGCGTTCAACCTCGCGTGCCCGCACCAGAACACGGCGCTGCGCTGGATGGAGCGCGACCGGCGGTTCCAGTGCCCGAAGCACAAGTCGCGGTACCGGCCCGACGGCGGCTTCATCGAGGGGCGCGCGACGCGCGGCATGGACCGCTTCGCGCTGCGGCGCGACGGCGCCGAGATCGAGGTGGACCTCGACGTCCTGTACCGGCAGGACCGCGATCCGTCGGGGTGGAGCTCGGCCGTGCTGCGCCTGTGA
- a CDS encoding protein kinase domain-containing protein, with product MRTDLRARLLPGLTGRVFLVTAAIVCAVLAAALAAASVSARAAAVRDARRGLEQAADLTAQLLAGRGRSLAGGARVFVQGPYFRALVAERRRDDILDQAFEGAEQLEADWVFITDERGVLLAKSDEPGAAGEPMAGIPLVAGALEGRVTTGFGASRDSVLFQTVAVPIVVPGAAPVGTLVATRVVDTTLARDVQAATGTDVVFYTLEPDGRRRVAASTMPRDAAAALLPASNAARVDDDRYLTQHAALVTAGGDPVGGFMVVRAAAAIPTGLAGVRRSLLVAGALGLLLALAAAWLAALRVTRPTRTLAAAARAAIGGDYVTAARTARDAAARTSPDEITALAGALGTLLAELREKELLVAVLEAAAPLPVAGAPSDAPAAGGSAAVRTRGALVPRRATHPAPHRAPRIGGTLSPGDTFAGRYAVQAELGRGGAGIVYRALDLLVDERVALKLLRPELLATDAQARERLIRELRLARRVSHRNVVRTHDLMEHDGTPFITMEFVEGASLGTVLRARGPLAAHTALALARQLARALEAAHEQGVVHGDLKPENLLVRLDGLLKVGDFGVATLMRRGGPAAPRLQLAGTIGGAIVGTPEYMAPEVLLGSEPDVRADLYAMGMVLHACLSGGTPYQVDTPRAFLARKLDAPAPRTPDAPTALTAVPGDLHALVADLTAPDPDARPATAAAVAARLARIA from the coding sequence ATGCGTACCGACCTGCGCGCGCGGCTGCTGCCGGGGCTCACGGGGCGCGTCTTCCTCGTGACCGCGGCGATCGTGTGCGCGGTGCTGGCCGCGGCGCTCGCGGCGGCGTCGGTGTCGGCGCGCGCCGCGGCGGTGCGCGACGCGCGGCGCGGGCTGGAGCAGGCGGCCGACCTCACCGCGCAGCTGCTCGCGGGGCGCGGCCGCAGCCTCGCCGGCGGCGCGCGCGTGTTCGTGCAGGGTCCGTACTTCCGCGCGCTGGTGGCCGAGCGGCGCCGCGACGACATCCTCGACCAGGCGTTCGAGGGCGCAGAGCAGCTGGAGGCCGACTGGGTCTTCATCACCGACGAGCGCGGCGTGCTGCTGGCGAAGAGTGACGAGCCGGGCGCGGCGGGCGAGCCGATGGCGGGCATCCCGCTCGTGGCCGGCGCGCTCGAAGGGCGCGTGACGACGGGCTTCGGCGCGTCGCGCGACAGCGTCCTGTTCCAGACGGTCGCGGTGCCGATCGTGGTGCCGGGCGCCGCGCCGGTGGGGACGCTCGTCGCCACGCGCGTGGTGGACACGACGCTCGCGCGCGACGTGCAGGCGGCGACGGGCACGGACGTCGTCTTCTACACGCTGGAGCCGGACGGACGGCGGCGCGTCGCGGCGTCCACGATGCCGCGCGACGCGGCCGCGGCGCTGCTGCCCGCGAGCAACGCCGCGCGCGTGGACGACGATCGCTACCTCACGCAGCACGCGGCGCTGGTGACGGCGGGCGGCGATCCGGTGGGCGGGTTCATGGTGGTGCGCGCGGCCGCGGCGATCCCCACCGGCCTCGCGGGCGTGCGGCGCTCGCTGCTGGTCGCCGGCGCGCTCGGCCTGCTGCTCGCGCTGGCGGCGGCGTGGCTGGCCGCGCTGCGCGTGACGCGCCCCACGCGCACGCTCGCGGCGGCGGCCCGCGCGGCCATCGGCGGCGACTACGTGACGGCGGCGCGCACCGCGCGCGACGCGGCCGCGCGCACGTCGCCCGACGAGATCACCGCGCTCGCCGGCGCGCTGGGGACGCTGCTGGCGGAGCTGCGCGAGAAGGAGCTGCTGGTCGCGGTGCTGGAGGCGGCGGCGCCGCTGCCGGTCGCGGGCGCGCCGAGCGACGCGCCGGCGGCCGGTGGCAGCGCGGCGGTGCGCACCCGCGGCGCGCTCGTGCCGCGGCGCGCCACGCATCCGGCGCCGCACCGCGCGCCGCGCATCGGCGGCACGCTGTCGCCCGGCGACACCTTCGCGGGCCGCTACGCGGTGCAGGCGGAGCTGGGGCGCGGCGGCGCGGGCATCGTGTACCGCGCGCTCGACCTGCTGGTGGACGAGCGCGTCGCGCTCAAGCTGCTGCGCCCCGAGCTGCTCGCGACCGACGCGCAGGCGCGCGAGCGGCTGATCCGCGAGCTGCGGCTGGCGCGCCGCGTGTCGCACCGCAACGTCGTGCGCACGCACGACCTGATGGAGCACGACGGCACGCCCTTCATCACGATGGAGTTCGTCGAGGGCGCGTCGCTCGGCACCGTGCTGCGCGCGCGCGGCCCGCTGGCGGCCCACACCGCGCTCGCGCTCGCGCGGCAGCTGGCGCGCGCGCTGGAGGCGGCGCACGAGCAGGGCGTCGTGCACGGCGACCTGAAGCCCGAGAACCTGCTCGTGCGGCTGGACGGGCTGCTGAAGGTGGGCGACTTCGGCGTCGCGACGCTGATGCGGCGCGGCGGGCCGGCGGCGCCGCGGCTGCAGCTCGCGGGCACCATCGGCGGCGCGATCGTCGGCACGCCGGAGTACATGGCGCCCGAGGTGCTGCTGGGGAGCGAGCCGGACGTGCGCGCGGACCTCTACGCCATGGGGATGGTGCTGCACGCGTGCCTGTCGGGCGGCACGCCGTACCAGGTGGACACGCCGCGCGCCTTCCTCGCGCGCAAGCTCGACGCGCCCGCGCCGCGCACTCCGGATGCGCCGACGGCACTCACGGCGGTGCCGGGCGACCTGCACGCGCTCGTCGCGGACCTCACCGCGCCCGATCCCGACGCGCGCCCCGCGACGGCGGCGGCGGTCGCCGCGCGGCTGGCGCGCATCGCGTGA
- a CDS encoding cupredoxin domain-containing protein, which translates to MWSSDGRRVALLATTLLVTPTVAHAQRGAAPAVRGQVTLLERAGATPGDVRGAVVWLEERGRPASPRTPREGRIAMRGREFLPHVLTVPVGSAVGFPNQDPFSHNVFSNVDHGPFDLGLYRRGATRSATFARAGVYPIYCNIHSKMVSFVVAVPTAWVVQPGADGAFAIDGVPEGTYVLHAWHERSATELVQEVAVTANGLSGVRVVLDARAWVAAPHLNKFGRPYAVTRADRY; encoded by the coding sequence GTGTGGAGCTCTGACGGTCGCCGCGTCGCGCTGCTCGCGACCACGCTGCTCGTGACGCCGACCGTCGCCCATGCGCAGCGCGGCGCCGCGCCGGCCGTGCGCGGACAGGTCACGCTGCTGGAGCGCGCGGGCGCGACGCCGGGCGACGTGCGCGGCGCGGTCGTGTGGCTGGAGGAGCGCGGCCGGCCGGCGTCGCCGCGCACGCCGCGCGAGGGCCGCATCGCGATGCGCGGCCGCGAGTTCCTGCCGCACGTGCTGACGGTGCCCGTGGGCAGCGCGGTCGGCTTCCCGAACCAGGATCCGTTCAGCCACAACGTGTTCTCGAACGTCGACCACGGGCCGTTCGACCTGGGGCTGTATCGCCGCGGCGCGACGCGCAGCGCGACGTTCGCGCGCGCGGGCGTGTATCCGATCTACTGCAACATCCACTCGAAGATGGTGAGCTTCGTCGTCGCGGTGCCGACGGCGTGGGTGGTGCAGCCCGGCGCCGACGGCGCGTTCGCGATCGACGGCGTGCCCGAGGGGACGTACGTGCTGCATGCATGGCACGAGCGCAGCGCGACGGAGCTGGTGCAGGAGGTCGCCGTGACGGCGAACGGGCTCTCCGGCGTGCGCGTGGTGCTCGACGCGCGCGCGTGGGTGGCGGCGCCGCATCTCAACAAGTTCGGCCGCCCGTACGCGGTGACCCGTGCGGATCGCTACTGA
- a CDS encoding ubiquinol-cytochrome c reductase iron-sulfur subunit, translating to MPQLPVLSSHPDPADACLTRRDFVSTTALSVLAAALAASCGGGGGGDPTGPRPTPPQIPANAGASVAGNVLTVQLAQFPSLAQANGFQVFGTVGGSAVDVIIINLGNDSYRAFTSICTHEQCPVSGFNGTRITCPCHGSEYDTAGRNVAGPAPRPLTEYRAAYDAAARTVTVTKG from the coding sequence ATGCCGCAGCTTCCCGTCCTGTCGTCGCATCCCGACCCCGCCGACGCGTGCCTCACGCGGCGCGACTTCGTCTCCACCACCGCGCTGTCCGTGCTGGCCGCGGCGCTCGCCGCGTCGTGCGGCGGCGGTGGCGGCGGCGACCCGACCGGCCCGCGGCCCACGCCCCCGCAGATCCCCGCCAACGCGGGCGCCAGCGTCGCCGGCAACGTGCTCACCGTGCAGCTGGCGCAGTTCCCGAGCCTCGCGCAGGCGAACGGCTTCCAGGTGTTCGGCACCGTCGGCGGGTCGGCGGTGGACGTGATCATCATCAACCTGGGCAACGACAGCTACCGCGCGTTCACCAGCATCTGCACGCACGAGCAGTGTCCGGTGAGCGGCTTCAACGGCACTCGCATCACGTGCCCGTGCCACGGCTCGGAGTACGACACCGCCGGTCGCAACGTGGCCGGGCCGGCGCCGCGCCCGCTCACCGAGTACCGCGCCGCGTACGACGCCGCCGCACGCACCGTCACCGTCACCAAGGGCTGA
- a CDS encoding Ig-like domain-containing protein, whose amino-acid sequence MPASPSRTPLRAACRLLLVLLAACGGGDGAAPTGAPSASGSSAAPAAVRVVSGAGQSGDPGSTLATPLVVQVSSASGAPVAGVPVTFVVSSGSATVTTGTAVTDAAGRAQTQVVLGSVAGPVQVTASVAGTSLTTTLGATIAATATACDPATAGTLTPGQVMAPAGTTLCVNGGATGGEFALVAFNAATTPRSRSAFVVRPTGIETVSGAPLRPSANVLDGRRALLAAIGQRPAGAAFGARVREAAARELRPRFGAARGWLASRGTAAEGPRRAVIPGNVSVGQLVTLNANGDVACSRPDNRVSRVAAVSNRAIVVADTTNPMGGFTDADYAAIAATFDTLVYAVDVRNFGAPTDIDGNGKVVLYYTAAVNALTPKNSDFYIGGFFTPRDLFPTRGTSASPDACAASNVAEMFYLLVPDPGGMINGNRYSKSFVTNVTIATVAHEFEHLINASRRLYVNTSADDYEATWLDEGLAHVAEELVFLARTGLQPRQNLDATMLRSTPPIATAFTEQAIDNFDRLGLFLEGPTRNSPYADDDSLATRGATWAFLRYAADQQQATAQETLWQRLVNGTASGLPNLHAVFGTDVATRFRDWATMLLMDDVPGADARFQMLSWNLRSVFAAIDGSGTYPLQTTALVSGSSSTASILAGGAAYMRFGVGAGRTASLTWEALPPTVTLSLVRLR is encoded by the coding sequence ATGCCTGCCTCTCCCTCGCGGACCCCACTCCGCGCCGCGTGTCGTCTGCTGCTCGTCCTGCTCGCCGCGTGCGGCGGCGGTGACGGTGCCGCTCCCACCGGCGCGCCGAGCGCCAGCGGATCGTCCGCGGCGCCGGCGGCGGTGCGCGTGGTGTCGGGCGCCGGCCAGTCGGGCGATCCGGGCAGCACCCTCGCGACGCCGCTCGTCGTGCAGGTGAGCAGCGCGAGCGGCGCGCCGGTCGCGGGCGTGCCGGTGACGTTCGTCGTCTCGTCGGGGAGCGCGACGGTCACCACGGGCACCGCCGTCACCGACGCCGCCGGCCGCGCGCAGACGCAGGTGGTGCTCGGCAGCGTCGCGGGTCCGGTGCAGGTCACCGCCAGCGTCGCCGGCACGTCGCTCACGACGACGCTCGGCGCCACGATCGCCGCCACGGCGACGGCATGCGATCCCGCGACGGCGGGCACGCTCACGCCCGGGCAGGTCATGGCGCCCGCCGGCACCACGCTGTGCGTCAACGGCGGTGCGACCGGCGGCGAGTTCGCGCTCGTCGCGTTCAACGCCGCCACCACGCCGCGCTCGCGCTCCGCGTTCGTGGTGCGGCCCACGGGGATCGAGACGGTGAGCGGCGCGCCGCTGCGCCCGAGCGCCAACGTCTTGGACGGGCGCCGCGCGCTGCTCGCCGCGATCGGCCAGCGTCCGGCGGGCGCCGCGTTCGGCGCGCGCGTGCGCGAGGCGGCCGCACGCGAGCTGCGGCCGCGCTTCGGCGCCGCGCGCGGGTGGCTGGCGTCGCGCGGCACCGCGGCCGAGGGGCCGCGCCGCGCGGTGATCCCCGGCAACGTCTCCGTCGGGCAGCTCGTGACGCTGAACGCCAACGGCGACGTCGCGTGCTCGCGTCCCGACAACCGCGTGTCGCGCGTCGCGGCCGTGTCGAATCGCGCCATCGTCGTCGCCGACACGACGAACCCGATGGGCGGCTTCACGGACGCGGACTACGCCGCCATCGCCGCGACGTTCGACACGCTGGTGTACGCGGTGGACGTGCGCAACTTCGGCGCGCCCACCGACATCGACGGCAACGGCAAGGTCGTGCTGTACTACACGGCCGCCGTGAACGCGCTGACGCCGAAGAACTCCGACTTCTACATCGGCGGCTTCTTCACCCCGCGCGACCTCTTCCCCACGCGCGGCACCTCCGCCTCGCCCGACGCCTGCGCCGCCAGCAACGTGGCCGAGATGTTCTACCTGCTGGTGCCCGATCCCGGCGGGATGATCAACGGCAACCGCTACTCCAAGTCGTTCGTCACCAACGTCACGATCGCGACCGTCGCGCACGAGTTCGAGCACCTCATCAACGCGTCGCGGCGGCTGTACGTGAACACGAGCGCCGACGACTACGAGGCGACGTGGCTGGACGAGGGGCTCGCGCACGTCGCGGAGGAGCTGGTGTTCCTCGCGCGCACGGGGCTGCAGCCGCGGCAGAACCTCGACGCGACGATGCTCCGCAGCACGCCGCCCATCGCCACCGCCTTCACCGAGCAGGCGATCGACAACTTCGACCGGCTGGGGCTCTTCCTGGAGGGGCCCACGCGCAACTCGCCGTACGCCGACGACGACTCGCTGGCGACGCGCGGCGCGACGTGGGCGTTCCTCCGCTACGCTGCCGACCAGCAGCAGGCGACCGCGCAGGAGACGCTCTGGCAGCGGCTCGTGAACGGGACCGCGAGCGGGCTGCCCAACCTGCATGCCGTCTTCGGCACCGACGTCGCGACGCGCTTCCGCGACTGGGCGACGATGCTCCTGATGGACGACGTGCCGGGCGCGGACGCGCGCTTCCAGATGCTCAGCTGGAACCTGCGCTCGGTGTTCGCGGCCATCGACGGCTCGGGCACGTACCCGTTGCAGACCACCGCGCTCGTGAGCGGATCCAGCAGCACGGCCAGCATCCTCGCCGGCGGCGCGGCGTACATGCGCTTCGGCGTCGGGGCCGGGCGCACGGCGTCGCTCACCTGGGAGGCGCTGCCGCCGACGGTGACGCTGTCGCTGGTGCGGCTGCGATAG
- a CDS encoding RNA polymerase sigma factor — MTPSPDLLTDPHARFDALVLPHLDRMLAFARRRADSPEDAEDAVQEACVRAWQALGELRDAVRVRPWLYRILRTVLVDSYEKAGRRRRLVSITRLEDAHEQLVGGDVDAVFDEVVGRLVGEAVHAALADLPEDFAAPVELHDIDGFKYHEIADILGIPLGTVMSRISRGRRLLAGAIVARHGLRPTELRADAAARRPLRGGAR, encoded by the coding sequence GTGACGCCCTCGCCCGACCTCCTGACCGATCCGCACGCGCGCTTCGACGCCCTGGTGCTCCCGCACCTGGACCGCATGCTCGCGTTCGCCCGCCGCCGCGCCGACTCTCCCGAGGACGCCGAGGACGCGGTGCAGGAGGCCTGCGTGCGCGCGTGGCAGGCGCTCGGCGAGCTCCGCGACGCGGTGCGCGTGCGCCCGTGGCTCTACCGCATCCTGCGCACGGTGCTGGTGGACTCGTACGAGAAGGCGGGCCGTCGCCGCCGCCTCGTCTCGATCACCCGCCTCGAGGACGCGCACGAGCAGCTGGTGGGCGGCGACGTCGACGCGGTGTTCGACGAGGTCGTGGGCCGGCTGGTGGGCGAGGCCGTGCACGCCGCGCTCGCCGACCTGCCCGAGGACTTCGCCGCGCCGGTGGAGCTGCACGACATCGACGGCTTCAAGTACCACGAGATCGCCGACATCCTCGGCATCCCCCTCGGCACCGTGATGAGCCGCATCTCGCGCGGCCGCCGCCTGCTGGCCGGCGCGATCGTGGCCCGTCACGGCCTGCGGCCCACGGAGCTCCGTGCGGACGCCGCCGCCCGACGTCCACTGCGCGGAGGTGCGCGGTGA
- a CDS encoding zf-HC2 domain-containing protein has product MTDPRHPIGPLGALPATDPRDDAAREARHALLRDLLAAYGDGELPAETASQIEAHLVGCERCRRELDVHDSVRRRLGSEPTASASPALRARIAAAVAATPIPAPVVAPAPRRGLRVAVAAAAVLAALATGGLAWRARVAPDVPLQRVAATVAAVPLLHDVVADFRRVAAGDLPGRARDLDGVRAAVPFPVAPLQSDRLRLLGAWTTDLAGEPAAVLAYRWNDRLLLQYIVSEERFFRAPAVRASVAGGHVAGAVDGAQAMVAWPAAAAGVVVVSDVALERLAAVVVAARVAGLPAGGAD; this is encoded by the coding sequence GTGACCGACCCCCGCCATCCCATCGGCCCGCTCGGCGCGCTGCCCGCGACCGACCCGCGCGACGACGCGGCCCGCGAGGCGCGCCACGCCCTCCTCCGCGACCTGCTGGCCGCCTACGGCGACGGCGAGCTGCCGGCCGAGACGGCGTCGCAGATCGAGGCGCACCTGGTGGGATGCGAGCGGTGCCGCCGCGAGCTGGACGTGCACGACAGCGTGCGCCGGCGCCTGGGCAGCGAGCCGACCGCGAGCGCCTCGCCCGCGCTGCGCGCGCGCATCGCCGCGGCCGTCGCGGCGACGCCGATTCCCGCGCCCGTCGTGGCGCCCGCGCCGCGCCGCGGCCTGCGCGTGGCCGTCGCCGCCGCGGCGGTGCTGGCCGCACTCGCGACGGGCGGGCTCGCGTGGCGCGCGCGCGTCGCGCCGGACGTCCCGCTGCAGCGCGTGGCGGCGACGGTGGCGGCCGTGCCGCTCCTGCACGACGTCGTCGCCGACTTCCGCCGCGTGGCGGCGGGCGACCTGCCGGGCCGTGCGCGCGACCTGGACGGCGTGCGCGCCGCGGTGCCGTTCCCGGTCGCGCCGCTGCAGTCGGACCGCCTGCGGCTGCTGGGCGCGTGGACGACCGACCTCGCGGGCGAGCCCGCGGCGGTGCTCGCGTACCGCTGGAACGACCGGCTGCTGCTGCAGTACATCGTCTCGGAGGAGCGGTTCTTCCGCGCGCCCGCGGTGCGCGCGAGCGTGGCGGGCGGGCACGTCGCGGGCGCGGTGGACGGCGCGCAGGCCATGGTCGCGTGGCCGGCGGCGGCGGCCGGGGTGGTGGTGGTGTCGGACGTCGCGCTCGAGCGGCTCGCCGCCGTGGTCGTGGCCGCACGGGTGGCCGGCCTCCCGGCCGGCGGTGCAGACTAG
- a CDS encoding CHRD domain-containing protein: MFHPFPRVRTLSLLATAAVVLGSAACSDDDDPVVASDPVFVATLTGANERPNPVTTTATGTATVTVRGGTASYVVTYSGINGTPTGSHIHAPGSASQTAGVIVDFPRTTATASTGTLTGTFTAADIRAPAGQTPMSMDSLVALMRTGNAYVNVHTSVNAGGEIRGQLNPR; encoded by the coding sequence ATGTTCCACCCGTTCCCGCGCGTCCGCACCCTCTCGCTGCTGGCCACCGCGGCCGTCGTGCTCGGGAGCGCGGCGTGCAGCGACGACGACGATCCGGTCGTCGCGTCGGATCCCGTGTTCGTCGCCACGCTCACCGGCGCGAACGAGCGGCCGAACCCCGTGACCACGACGGCCACCGGCACCGCCACGGTGACGGTGCGCGGCGGCACCGCGAGCTACGTCGTGACGTACAGCGGCATCAACGGCACGCCCACCGGCTCGCACATCCACGCGCCGGGGAGCGCGTCGCAGACGGCCGGCGTGATCGTGGACTTCCCGCGCACCACCGCGACGGCCAGCACCGGCACGCTCACCGGCACCTTCACCGCGGCCGACATCCGCGCGCCCGCCGGCCAGACGCCGATGTCGATGGACTCGCTGGTGGCGCTGATGCGCACCGGCAACGCGTACGTCAACGTGCACACCTCCGTGAACGCGGGCGGCGAGATCCGCGGGCAGCTCAACCCGCGCTGA
- a CDS encoding MarR family winged helix-turn-helix transcriptional regulator has protein sequence MTGRRRSPTATAAPSDAEALLDALRAVGRQLRVADREAEQRVGLHPAQLHTLQRLAERPASSLAELAERTHTDPSSASVVVQRLVERGLVERTPAADDRRRTELGITAAGRALVRRSPAIAADRLAAAVETLGPARTSTLVRSLHALSRVLRQPAGDTDDADG, from the coding sequence ATGACGGGCCGACGCCGCTCCCCGACCGCCACCGCGGCGCCCAGCGACGCGGAGGCACTGCTGGACGCGCTGCGCGCGGTAGGGCGCCAGCTGCGCGTGGCCGACCGCGAGGCCGAGCAGCGCGTGGGGCTGCACCCCGCGCAGCTGCACACGCTGCAGCGCCTCGCCGAGCGGCCCGCGTCGTCGCTGGCCGAGCTGGCGGAGCGCACGCACACCGACCCGAGCTCGGCGTCGGTGGTGGTGCAGCGCCTGGTGGAGCGGGGGCTGGTGGAGCGCACGCCCGCGGCCGACGACCGGCGCCGCACGGAGCTCGGCATCACCGCCGCAGGGCGCGCGCTGGTGCGGCGCTCGCCCGCCATCGCCGCCGACCGGCTCGCCGCGGCCGTCGAGACGCTGGGGCCGGCGCGGACGTCGACGCTCGTGCGCTCGCTGCACGCGCTGTCGCGGGTGCTGCGGCAGCCGGCCGGCGACACCGACGACGCCGACGGCTGA
- a CDS encoding PAS domain-containing protein, with amino-acid sequence MPTISDYAEYADALRARRQHATQAAPAAAAGLLHATLAELGEAEEELRAQNDDLLQAQLAQEGREARWRALFELAPAAYLVTTLDAVVVQANAAACALLRRPVNALVGKPMACYVALDERGAFRTALERAAHAPGVEEWPMLMLPREGAMVDCRLRVSRLPDGERGERLLGWLITETHPSTVDLG; translated from the coding sequence GTGCCGACCATCTCCGACTACGCCGAGTACGCGGACGCGCTGCGGGCGCGCCGCCAGCACGCGACGCAGGCCGCGCCCGCCGCGGCCGCGGGGCTCCTGCACGCGACGCTGGCCGAGCTGGGCGAGGCCGAGGAGGAGCTGCGCGCGCAGAACGACGACCTGCTGCAGGCGCAGCTGGCCCAGGAGGGCCGCGAGGCGCGCTGGCGTGCGCTGTTCGAGCTGGCGCCCGCGGCCTACCTCGTGACCACGCTCGACGCGGTCGTGGTGCAGGCGAACGCCGCAGCCTGCGCGCTGCTGCGGCGGCCGGTGAACGCGCTCGTCGGCAAGCCGATGGCGTGCTACGTCGCGCTCGACGAGCGGGGCGCGTTCCGGACGGCACTCGAGCGCGCCGCGCACGCGCCCGGCGTGGAGGAATGGCCGATGCTGATGCTCCCACGCGAGGGCGCCATGGTGGACTGCCGGCTGCGCGTGTCGCGCCTGCCCGACGGCGAGCGCGGCGAGCGGCTGCTCGGCTGGCTGATCACCGAGACCCACCCTTCCACCGTCGATCTCGGATGA